One window from the genome of Deltaproteobacteria bacterium encodes:
- a CDS encoding MBL fold metallo-hydrolase, whose translation MLIRCWGSRGSIPVSGKEYLKYGGDTTCIELRTKDDNIVIIDAGSGIRRLGNSLVKEKRKELNIIFTHAHWDHILGFPFFKPLYIKDTRINMLGASLAQESIKQIISKTMQAPNFPVRFEDMKAEISYIGACPEWFRIKGLSIESIHLSHPNQGMGYKFSENGKNFVFITDNELTYIHPGGLKFEDYIEFSRGADLLIHDSEYLPEEYNKFTKTWGHSVYLDSLTLALEAGVKRFGLFHHNQERTDEQIDSMVTDCRRIIRERGSNMECFAVAKDMEITL comes from the coding sequence GTGCTAATAAGATGTTGGGGTTCAAGGGGATCCATTCCTGTTTCAGGCAAGGAATATCTGAAATACGGCGGCGACACCACTTGCATAGAGCTTCGGACAAAGGACGATAATATCGTTATAATAGACGCCGGATCAGGCATAAGGAGGCTTGGGAACAGTCTTGTAAAGGAAAAAAGGAAGGAACTCAACATAATCTTTACCCACGCCCACTGGGACCACATCCTTGGATTTCCGTTTTTCAAACCATTATATATCAAAGACACACGGATAAATATGCTGGGGGCTTCTCTTGCGCAGGAATCCATAAAACAGATTATATCAAAAACCATGCAAGCGCCTAACTTTCCAGTGAGGTTTGAAGATATGAAGGCGGAGATATCATACATAGGCGCATGCCCTGAGTGGTTCAGAATAAAGGGGCTTTCCATAGAGTCTATTCATTTAAGCCATCCAAACCAGGGGATGGGCTACAAATTCAGCGAGAACGGCAAAAACTTTGTATTCATCACTGATAACGAGCTTACCTATATCCATCCCGGCGGGCTTAAATTTGAGGATTACATAGAATTCTCCAGAGGGGCGGATCTTTTAATCCATGATTCAGAATATCTGCCGGAGGAGTATAATAAGTTTACAAAGACATGGGGACATTCTGTTTATTTAGACAGCCTGACCCTTGCCCTTGAGGCAGGCGTAAAAAGATTTGGGCTGTTTCACCACAATCAGGAACGGACAGATGAGCAAATAGACAGCATGGTTACCGACTGCAGAAGGATAATAAGGGAAAGGGGCTCAAATATGGAATGCTTCGCAGTTGCAAAAGATATGGAGATAACGTTGTAA
- a CDS encoding calcium/sodium antiporter, whose amino-acid sequence MQLLPDKGIQVHAFMMDILLFVAGLTALYFGANWLVKGAARLAISLNIQPVVVGLTVVAFGTSMPEFVVSFIGALKGLPDIALGNIVGSNIVNIGLILGLSAIIYPLSVHMKLVRFEIPFMVFAAVILFIVSIDGIISRIDSILFAAIFTAYIVYTIKVSKKESKRVKEEYKEFLQKKDSITKDLILIAAGFAVLIAGAEILVRAALSIARAMGISELIIGMTIVAVGTSLPELATSAVAVFKKEADISIGNIVGSNIFNILFILGITGTIQPVAVNPEALKLHMPVMIFISLALFVFMKTSSATIGRLKGAALILMYAGYCGYIIVF is encoded by the coding sequence TACTCCCCGATAAAGGCATTCAGGTACATGCCTTTATGATGGACATCCTGCTTTTTGTTGCCGGCCTTACAGCGCTTTATTTTGGAGCGAATTGGCTTGTTAAGGGCGCCGCCAGGCTTGCAATCTCATTGAATATTCAGCCTGTTGTTGTGGGCCTTACGGTTGTTGCCTTTGGCACATCAATGCCTGAGTTTGTTGTAAGTTTCATCGGAGCGTTGAAGGGTCTGCCTGATATTGCCCTTGGCAATATAGTTGGCAGCAATATTGTAAATATCGGGCTTATCCTTGGGTTATCCGCAATTATATATCCCCTTTCAGTTCACATGAAGCTTGTCAGGTTTGAAATCCCGTTTATGGTATTTGCAGCAGTTATCCTTTTTATTGTTTCGATAGACGGGATTATTTCACGCATAGACAGTATTTTATTTGCCGCAATCTTTACAGCATATATTGTTTATACAATAAAGGTTTCCAAAAAAGAGTCTAAAAGGGTCAAGGAAGAATATAAGGAGTTTTTACAAAAGAAGGACAGTATTACAAAAGATTTAATTCTCATTGCCGCAGGGTTTGCAGTTCTGATTGCAGGCGCAGAGATTTTAGTCAGGGCTGCTCTTTCCATTGCCAGGGCAATGGGTATAAGCGAGTTGATTATAGGAATGACAATAGTTGCTGTGGGGACATCTCTGCCTGAGCTTGCCACATCCGCAGTTGCCGTATTTAAAAAAGAGGCGGATATAAGCATAGGGAATATTGTCGGCAGCAACATTTTTAATATACTATTTATACTCGGGATAACAGGGACAATCCAGCCCGTAGCAGTAAATCCGGAGGCATTAAAACTGCATATGCCTGTGATGATATTTATAAGCCTTGCACTCTTTGTCTTTATGAAAACAAGCAGCGCGACGATAGGCCGTCTAAAGGGCGCGGCGCTTATACTGATGTACGCAGGCTATTGTGGATATATTATAGTTTTTTGA
- the hpt gene encoding hypoxanthine phosphoribosyltransferase → MESHLKQLFTAEEIHLAVSRLANEIRMDYTGKAPLLIGILKGSFIFLADLIRTLQIPLEIDFIRAASYGAIDVSSGAVRITKDIDVGIENRDVLVVEDIVDTGLTLDVILKHLKTKKPASLKTCALIDKPHRRQLPLKIDYLGFYAKDVFLVGYGLDYNEKYRYLPGIYVMEKA, encoded by the coding sequence ATGGAATCTCATCTAAAACAGCTATTTACTGCCGAGGAAATCCATCTTGCCGTAAGCCGGCTTGCCAATGAGATAAGGATGGATTATACAGGCAAGGCGCCGCTTCTCATAGGCATATTAAAAGGCTCTTTTATCTTTCTGGCAGATTTAATAAGAACGTTGCAAATACCTCTTGAAATAGATTTCATAAGGGCTGCAAGCTATGGAGCGATAGATGTAAGCTCAGGCGCTGTGCGGATTACAAAGGATATAGACGTCGGCATTGAAAACAGAGATGTACTAGTTGTAGAGGACATAGTGGATACAGGGCTTACACTGGATGTTATCCTTAAACACCTGAAGACAAAAAAACCAGCCTCTTTAAAGACCTGCGCGCTTATTGACAAACCTCATCGCAGACAGTTGCCTCTAAAAATAGATTATCTTGGCTTCTATGCAAAAGATGTTTTCCTTGTAGGATACGGCCTTGACTATAATGAGAAATACCGATACCTGCCGGGTATATATGTGATGGAAAAGGCTTGA
- a CDS encoding AAA family ATPase, with translation MPLPPIISALLKKEAYPDLPDTIELGQTHISYLFLTPKYVYKIKKPVDFGFLNFTTLEKRRFFCHQEIALNKRLSPDIYIGVVEINKKNGEFVFEGKGDAVEYAVKMKRLPSDKMMDRMLKTGSATEPMVKRIADVIADFHKRAKTNLYISGFGHPSVIEKNTEENFTQTQNYIGRTVTKAQFDIIKNYTQNFLKARHGLFTKRTEKGFIKDCHGDIHSEHICITNGIYIFDCIEFNERFRYSDTAADSAFLAMDLDFYNCHDLSKTFCSEYIHMSKDKDAGELLDFYKCYRAYVRGKVEGFKTDQKEAPQKERENAALKAKRYFYLARLYATGGCRPILILICGLTGTGKTTIANALAAETGMKVISSDIVRKKLALIRPSEHRFERFGEGIYTEEFTEKTYLEMFKMGEGFLKKGVSVILDATFQKVKIRQEAMGLAKKLGAEFHIIECTASEDIIQQRLDKRAKQEGVVSDGRWEIYEKQKQTYETTKKPHTQINTSLDIDKIKNMALDKIFG, from the coding sequence ATGCCGCTTCCGCCGATTATAAGCGCATTGCTGAAAAAAGAAGCCTATCCTGATTTGCCTGACACAATAGAACTCGGACAGACTCATATCTCCTATCTTTTCCTTACCCCCAAATATGTCTATAAAATAAAAAAACCTGTTGATTTCGGCTTTTTGAATTTTACAACCCTTGAAAAGAGAAGATTTTTCTGCCATCAGGAGATCGCCCTTAACAAGAGGCTTTCGCCTGATATCTATATTGGCGTGGTAGAGATAAATAAGAAGAACGGTGAATTTGTATTTGAAGGCAAAGGGGATGCGGTTGAATATGCGGTCAAGATGAAAAGGCTCCCTTCTGACAAGATGATGGACAGGATGCTCAAGACAGGAAGTGCAACAGAGCCTATGGTTAAACGGATAGCGGATGTCATAGCAGACTTCCACAAGAGGGCAAAGACAAATCTTTATATATCCGGGTTTGGCCATCCCTCTGTCATAGAAAAAAATACGGAGGAAAATTTTACTCAGACACAAAACTATATCGGAAGGACAGTTACGAAGGCGCAGTTTGATATAATTAAAAATTATACTCAAAACTTCCTAAAGGCAAGGCACGGGCTATTTACAAAAAGGACTGAAAAGGGTTTTATAAAAGACTGCCACGGGGATATACACTCAGAGCATATCTGCATAACAAACGGCATCTATATCTTTGACTGCATAGAATTCAATGAAAGATTCAGGTATTCAGATACGGCTGCGGACAGCGCCTTCCTTGCAATGGACCTGGATTTTTACAACTGCCATGATTTATCAAAGACCTTTTGCAGTGAATATATCCATATGTCTAAAGATAAAGATGCCGGTGAGCTGTTGGATTTTTATAAATGTTACAGGGCATATGTAAGGGGCAAGGTAGAGGGCTTTAAAACAGACCAGAAGGAGGCGCCGCAGAAAGAAAGGGAAAACGCGGCATTAAAGGCAAAGAGATATTTTTACCTTGCAAGACTTTATGCGACAGGGGGTTGCAGACCCATCCTGATACTGATATGCGGGCTTACAGGAACAGGGAAAACCACAATCGCCAATGCCCTGGCAGCAGAAACCGGGATGAAGGTTATATCATCCGATATTGTGAGAAAGAAACTGGCGCTCATCCGGCCATCCGAGCATAGATTTGAAAGGTTTGGCGAAGGGATATATACAGAGGAGTTCACAGAAAAGACTTACTTAGAAATGTTCAAAATGGGAGAGGGTTTTTTGAAAAAAGGCGTCTCCGTGATTCTGGACGCCACATTTCAAAAAGTCAAGATTAGGCAAGAGGCAATGGGACTGGCAAAAAAGCTCGGGGCAGAATTCCATATTATTGAATGCACTGCCAGCGAGGATATAATACAACAGCGCTTAGATAAGAGGGCAAAACAAGAGGGAGTTGTTTCAGACGGCAGGTGGGAAATATATGAAAAACAAAAACAAACCTACGAAACAACAAAAAAACCTCATACTCAGATAAACACATCGCTTGATATTGATAAGATAAAAAATATGGCGCTTGATAAAATATTTGGGTAA
- a CDS encoding response regulator, whose translation MRRKGLWLKKEILVSGSKQGREICLMEDSTKDRRQARLLVKKEVLINNAVRGYVLDISEGGMFIYTQIPFPKGRLIDLNFTLAEGDLPIKAQARVSFVQEGVGVGVVFINNSQATLERLKRFIAENMDAHPLGAEAADVDKRKKVLLVDDLASARNIYKNKLVLAGCAVREAASGMDAIKLINKEVPDLLIIDLQMEGMDGVKLIQLLRANEAWKKIKVVVLSGKITSQEVEKIASFGITDFLSKMTTTPNKLAERVKQILES comes from the coding sequence ATGCGAAGGAAGGGCTTATGGCTGAAAAAAGAAATATTAGTAAGCGGTAGTAAGCAGGGAAGGGAGATATGCTTAATGGAAGATAGCACAAAAGACCGCAGGCAAGCCAGGTTGTTGGTTAAAAAGGAAGTGCTGATAAATAATGCTGTTAGAGGCTATGTCCTGGATATAAGCGAAGGCGGCATGTTCATATACACGCAGATCCCGTTTCCAAAAGGCAGGCTGATTGACTTGAATTTTACCCTTGCTGAAGGCGATCTCCCGATTAAGGCACAGGCGCGTGTTTCGTTTGTACAGGAAGGCGTCGGCGTTGGTGTGGTATTTATAAATAACAGTCAGGCTACTTTGGAAAGACTAAAAAGATTTATAGCGGAGAATATGGATGCCCACCCCCTCGGAGCAGAGGCCGCTGATGTTGATAAGAGGAAGAAAGTCTTGCTTGTTGATGATTTGGCCTCGGCAAGGAATATATATAAAAATAAGCTGGTGCTGGCAGGTTGTGCCGTAAGAGAAGCGGCAAGCGGCATGGATGCAATAAAACTTATTAACAAGGAAGTACCTGACCTCTTGATAATAGACCTTCAGATGGAGGGGATGGACGGCGTGAAACTGATACAGCTCCTGCGCGCCAATGAAGCATGGAAGAAGATAAAGGTTGTTGTGCTTTCAGGAAAGATAACCTCACAGGAGGTTGAAAAGATTGCCTCATTCGGCATAACAGACTTTCTTTCGAAGATGACAACAACCCCGAATAAGCTCGCAGAGCGGGTAAAACAGATACTGGAATCATAG
- a CDS encoding MTH1187 family thiamine-binding protein encodes MLAEFSIVPIGVGESMGDQIARVLKIVDESGLPYKANPMGTVIEGNWDEVMAIIKRCHQEVLKISPRALISISVDDRPGKPNRITEKLKSVEKRLGKEVKK; translated from the coding sequence ATGCTGGCAGAGTTTAGCATTGTTCCAATTGGTGTTGGCGAGAGCATGGGAGACCAGATTGCGCGAGTCTTGAAGATTGTAGATGAGAGCGGTCTTCCCTATAAAGCAAACCCTATGGGAACCGTAATTGAGGGCAACTGGGATGAAGTGATGGCAATTATAAAGAGATGTCATCAGGAAGTGCTTAAGATTTCGCCGCGGGCTTTAATATCTATCTCTGTTGACGACCGCCCCGGCAAACCCAACCGCATAACAGAGAAACTAAAATCCGTTGAAAAAAGATTGGGTAAAGAAGTTAAGAAATAA